A window of Streptomyces gilvosporeus contains these coding sequences:
- the ftsY gene encoding signal recognition particle-docking protein FtsY gives METVILAVVIAVVVLGAIGGLVVSGRKKKQLPPSPPAAPSAPATPSVTAPPAEPHIGEEAETPHDEERRTIEEVGLPEAAEAEVPTVTPEVPAVEVPEPTAGRLVRLRARLSRSQNTLGKGLLTLLSREHLDDETWEEIEDTLLTADVGVTPTQELVERLRERVKVLGTRTPEDLRALLREELLTLIGTDADRSVHTHNGIGTNGDEIPGVVMVVGVNGTGKTTTTGKLARVLVADGKSVVLGAADTFRAAATDQLQTWGERVGARTVRGPENGDPASVAYDAVKEGIAEGADVVLIDTAGRLHTKTGLMDELGKVKRVVEKHGPVGEVLLVLDATTGQNGLVQARVFAEVVDITGVVLTKLDGTAKGGIIVAVQRELGVPVKLVGLGEGADDLAPFEPEAFVDALIG, from the coding sequence ATGGAAACCGTCATCCTTGCTGTAGTCATCGCCGTGGTCGTGCTCGGCGCGATCGGCGGGCTCGTCGTCAGCGGCCGCAAGAAGAAGCAGCTGCCGCCGTCCCCGCCGGCCGCCCCTTCGGCGCCCGCCACTCCCTCCGTCACCGCACCTCCCGCCGAACCGCACATCGGCGAGGAGGCCGAAACCCCCCACGACGAAGAACGCCGCACCATCGAAGAGGTCGGACTGCCCGAGGCCGCCGAGGCCGAGGTGCCGACCGTCACGCCCGAGGTGCCGGCCGTCGAGGTCCCCGAGCCGACGGCCGGCCGTCTGGTCCGGCTGCGCGCCCGGCTCTCCCGTTCCCAGAACACCCTGGGCAAGGGCCTGCTCACCCTGCTCTCCCGGGAGCACCTCGACGACGAGACCTGGGAGGAGATCGAGGACACCCTGCTGACCGCCGACGTCGGCGTCACCCCCACCCAGGAGCTCGTCGAGCGCCTGCGCGAGCGGGTCAAGGTCCTGGGCACCCGCACCCCCGAGGATCTGCGCGCACTGTTGCGCGAGGAGCTGCTCACCCTCATCGGCACCGACGCCGACCGCTCCGTCCACACCCACAACGGCATCGGCACCAACGGTGACGAGATCCCCGGCGTCGTGATGGTCGTCGGCGTCAACGGCACCGGCAAGACCACCACCACCGGCAAGCTCGCCCGCGTCCTGGTGGCCGACGGCAAGTCCGTCGTTCTCGGCGCCGCCGACACCTTCCGCGCGGCCGCCACCGACCAGCTCCAGACCTGGGGTGAGCGGGTCGGCGCCCGGACCGTCCGCGGACCCGAGAACGGCGACCCCGCCTCGGTCGCCTACGACGCGGTGAAGGAAGGTATCGCCGAGGGCGCCGACGTCGTCCTGATCGACACCGCCGGTCGGCTGCACACCAAGACCGGCCTGATGGACGAGCTCGGCAAGGTCAAGCGGGTCGTCGAGAAGCACGGCCCGGTCGGCGAGGTGCTCCTGGTCCTGGACGCCACCACCGGGCAGAACGGTCTCGTCCAGGCCCGGGTGTTCGCCGAGGTCGTGGACATCACCGGCGTGGTCCTCACCAAGCTCGACGGCACCGCCAAGGGCGGCATCATCGTCGCCGTCCAGCGCGAACTGGGCGTCCCGGTCAAGCTGGTCGGCCTGGGCGAGGGCGCGGACGATCTCGCGCCGTTCGAGCCCGAGGCGTTCGTCGACGCGCTGATCGGCTGA
- a CDS encoding bifunctional DNA primase/polymerase, giving the protein MGFTIGGIREIRTGSRRRARSSEITAVAEYTGLWGWDVVPGARAVRSAGGRADCSCGAAGCPAPGAHPLDFAKELTAGATLEEAAAAWARTPGAAVLLPVGRRFDILDVPEAAGRGALARLERMGLPLGPVAATPDQRALFFVAPGAAADLPGLLYRTGWDDADLDLRPLGGGDHITAPPSDHAGQGPMRWLRPPTLDSAGNPPQARLVVGTLAYLCARVCA; this is encoded by the coding sequence ATGGGCTTCACGATCGGCGGCATCCGGGAGATCAGGACCGGCTCACGGCGCCGCGCCCGCTCGTCGGAGATCACGGCGGTGGCGGAGTACACCGGGCTGTGGGGCTGGGACGTGGTCCCCGGCGCCCGCGCGGTCCGCTCCGCCGGCGGCCGCGCGGACTGTTCGTGCGGCGCCGCCGGCTGCCCGGCTCCCGGCGCGCATCCGCTGGACTTCGCCAAGGAGCTGACGGCCGGGGCGACGCTGGAGGAGGCCGCGGCGGCCTGGGCGCGGACACCGGGGGCGGCGGTGCTGCTGCCGGTGGGCCGGCGGTTCGACATCCTCGACGTCCCCGAGGCGGCGGGCCGCGGCGCGCTGGCCCGTCTGGAGCGGATGGGGCTGCCGCTCGGCCCGGTGGCCGCCACCCCCGACCAGCGCGCGCTCTTCTTCGTCGCCCCCGGGGCGGCCGCCGATCTGCCGGGGCTGCTCTACCGCACCGGCTGGGACGACGCCGACCTGGACCTGCGCCCCCTCGGCGGCGGCGACCACATCACCGCGCCCCCTTCCGACCACGCCGGCCAGGGCCCCATGCGCTGGCTGCGCCCGCCCACTCTGGACTCCGCGGGCAACCCCCCGCAGGCCCGCCTGGTGGTGGGCACCCTGGCCTATCTCTGCGCCCGGGTGTGCGCCTGA
- a CDS encoding P-II family nitrogen regulator, with the protein MKLITAVIKPHRLDEVKDALQSFGVHGLTVTEASGYGRQRGHTEVYRGAEYTVDLVPKIRIEVLVEDADAHELLDVIVKAARTGKIGDGKVWSVPVDDAVRVRTGERGPDAL; encoded by the coding sequence GTGAAGCTCATCACGGCAGTAATCAAGCCGCACCGGCTGGACGAGGTGAAGGACGCCCTGCAGTCCTTCGGCGTGCACGGTCTGACCGTCACCGAGGCCAGCGGCTACGGCCGGCAGCGCGGCCACACCGAGGTCTACCGCGGCGCCGAGTACACCGTCGACCTGGTACCCAAGATCCGTATCGAGGTGCTGGTGGAGGACGCCGACGCGCACGAACTGCTCGACGTCATCGTCAAGGCCGCCCGCACCGGGAAGATCGGCGACGGCAAGGTATGGAGCGTCCCGGTCGACGACGCGGTCCGGGTACGGACCGGGGAGCGCGGCCCCGACGCGCTCTAG
- a CDS encoding ankyrin repeat domain-containing protein has product MNFFEGPITSCTTSEPPARPLALGAYEPAEEEESAPRDRFVPARLSRVVEIGAGPDVRIMLTGWEIWPGSVTMQLSVFLRQIPPGGRWGADGPGPGALRCGLLLADGRKVTTLDAAPWPTAGRSGPTLRLSGGSGGAFHYQMALHLSQLPPAGPTRLVVEWPDEQVPETATDIDATALRHLAGEALEIWPDAGSQAPAADGPEVRSFLGVGFGPSEIMAPAPYPEPPGPWTPPAADPSRADWEGMRHDHWLDADLVRARLANGADPDATDPDNRATPLHLAAAHGSPEAVAALLARTADADARDDEGCTPLWHAVCHGAQANAALLLEAGADAWRSQLGGRSPGRLALTTALAPLFAGLPGAVPLTDEERAAQRDADERIAVFRGVGTEGLSVAFVLGIDEDEAVRRLGGDPRNSPVRDVDAEPGPDGTDLYGFDPYDVDEAERWVGVTGVNGGCVLIQPSWYGMSTDAVLNALSPGTTAYGVSFNPKGGTFGTFSRNGRTALGEEIGKPGHHSGSPEGHWLYRFWDWDVPEDMWGADVLAYASAMAGLRLTDAAAVDGPPRRWVEIPENSPLLE; this is encoded by the coding sequence ATGAATTTCTTCGAAGGACCGATCACGTCCTGCACGACGTCCGAACCGCCCGCCCGGCCCCTGGCATTGGGTGCCTACGAGCCCGCCGAAGAAGAGGAGTCGGCGCCCCGCGACCGGTTCGTCCCCGCCCGGTTATCGCGGGTCGTGGAGATCGGCGCGGGGCCCGATGTGCGGATCATGCTCACCGGATGGGAGATCTGGCCGGGGTCGGTGACGATGCAACTGTCCGTCTTTTTACGGCAGATCCCACCGGGAGGCCGGTGGGGCGCCGACGGTCCGGGGCCCGGGGCGCTGCGCTGCGGCCTGCTGCTGGCCGACGGCCGCAAGGTCACCACGCTCGACGCCGCCCCCTGGCCGACGGCCGGGCGGAGCGGCCCCACCCTGCGGCTGAGCGGCGGCTCGGGCGGCGCCTTCCACTATCAAATGGCGCTGCATCTCTCGCAGTTGCCACCCGCGGGGCCGACCCGTCTGGTGGTCGAGTGGCCGGACGAGCAGGTGCCCGAGACCGCTACGGACATCGATGCGACGGCCCTGCGGCACCTGGCCGGCGAGGCCCTGGAGATCTGGCCGGACGCCGGGTCGCAGGCCCCGGCGGCGGACGGCCCGGAGGTGCGGAGCTTTCTCGGCGTCGGCTTCGGACCGTCGGAGATCATGGCCCCGGCCCCGTATCCGGAACCCCCCGGGCCCTGGACCCCGCCCGCCGCCGACCCCTCGCGAGCCGACTGGGAGGGCATGCGCCACGACCACTGGCTGGACGCCGATCTGGTCCGAGCCCGTCTGGCGAACGGCGCCGATCCCGACGCCACCGACCCCGACAACCGCGCCACACCGCTGCATCTGGCCGCCGCCCACGGCTCCCCCGAGGCCGTCGCCGCACTCCTCGCGCGGACGGCCGACGCGGACGCCCGGGACGACGAGGGCTGCACCCCGCTGTGGCACGCCGTCTGCCACGGCGCACAGGCGAACGCCGCACTGCTACTGGAGGCCGGCGCCGATGCCTGGCGGTCACAGCTCGGCGGCCGTTCACCGGGCCGACTGGCGCTGACGACGGCCCTGGCACCGCTCTTCGCCGGGCTGCCGGGAGCCGTACCGCTGACGGACGAGGAGCGCGCCGCCCAACGGGACGCCGACGAACGGATCGCCGTGTTCCGCGGCGTCGGGACGGAGGGCCTCTCGGTCGCCTTCGTCCTCGGCATCGACGAGGACGAGGCCGTCCGGCGGCTCGGCGGCGACCCCCGCAACTCCCCGGTGCGCGACGTGGACGCGGAGCCGGGCCCGGACGGCACGGACCTCTACGGCTTCGACCCCTACGACGTCGACGAGGCCGAGCGCTGGGTCGGGGTGACGGGCGTCAACGGCGGATGTGTGCTCATCCAGCCCTCCTGGTACGGCATGAGCACGGACGCTGTCCTCAACGCCCTCTCCCCCGGCACCACCGCCTACGGCGTCTCCTTCAACCCCAAGGGCGGCACCTTCGGCACCTTCTCCCGGAACGGCCGGACCGCACTCGGGGAGGAGATCGGCAAGCCCGGCCACCACAGCGGTTCACCCGAGGGGCACTGGCTCTACCGCTTCTGGGACTGGGACGTACCGGAGGACATGTGGGGCGCCGACGTCCTCGCCTACGCCTCCGCCATGGCGGGGCTGCGCCTCACGGACGCGGCCGCGGTGGACGGCCCGCCGCGCCGCTGGGTGGAGATACCCGAGAACAGCCCGCTCCTGGAGTAG
- a CDS encoding sugar porter family MFS transporter → MTSTAQPTVPEGRKAHPDHLGHVIFITAAAAMGGFLFGYDSSVINGAVEAIRSRYDVGSAVLAQVIAIALIGCAIGAATAGRVADRIGRIRVMQIAAVLFTVSAVGSALPFALWDLALWRVIGGFAIGMASVIGPAYIAEVSPSAYRGRLGSFQQAAIVVGIAISQLVNWGILNLADGKQRGTIAGLEAWQWMLGVMVVPAVLYGLLSFAIPESPRYLISVGKISRAKEVLSEVEGHSVNLDTRVVEIQDAMRREHKSTFKDLLGKAGFLPIVWVGIGLSVFQQLVGINVAFYYSSALWQSVGIDPSSSFFYSFTTSIINIIGTVIAMIFVDRIGRRPLALIGSAGMAVALGLEAWAFSAKTAAGTLPTTEGTIALIAAHVFVLFFALSWGVVVWVFLGEMFPNKIRAAALGVAASAQWIANWAITASFPSLSDWNLSGTYVIYMIFALLSIPFVLRYVKETKGKALEEMG, encoded by the coding sequence TTGACCAGCACCGCGCAGCCGACGGTTCCGGAAGGCCGTAAGGCCCACCCGGACCATCTCGGCCATGTCATCTTCATCACCGCGGCTGCCGCGATGGGCGGCTTCCTCTTCGGATACGACAGTTCCGTCATCAACGGTGCCGTCGAGGCGATCCGCAGCCGTTACGACGTCGGGTCCGCCGTCCTTGCTCAGGTGATCGCCATCGCGCTGATCGGCTGCGCCATCGGCGCCGCGACCGCGGGCCGGGTCGCCGACCGGATAGGCCGCATCCGGGTCATGCAGATCGCGGCGGTGCTCTTCACCGTCAGTGCCGTCGGCTCGGCCCTGCCGTTCGCCCTGTGGGACCTGGCCCTCTGGCGCGTCATCGGCGGTTTCGCGATCGGTATGGCCTCGGTCATCGGCCCGGCCTATATCGCCGAGGTCTCGCCGTCCGCCTACCGCGGTCGGCTCGGCTCCTTCCAGCAGGCCGCGATCGTGGTCGGTATCGCCATCTCCCAGCTCGTCAACTGGGGCATCCTCAACCTCGCCGACGGTAAGCAGCGCGGCACCATCGCGGGCCTGGAGGCCTGGCAGTGGATGCTCGGCGTGATGGTCGTCCCGGCCGTGCTCTACGGTCTGCTCTCCTTCGCGATCCCCGAGTCGCCCCGCTACCTGATCTCCGTCGGCAAGATCTCGCGCGCCAAGGAGGTGCTGTCCGAGGTCGAGGGCCACTCCGTCAACCTCGACACCCGGGTCGTGGAGATCCAGGACGCGATGCGCCGCGAGCACAAGTCGACCTTCAAGGACCTGCTCGGCAAGGCGGGCTTCCTGCCGATCGTCTGGGTCGGTATCGGGCTCTCCGTCTTCCAGCAGCTGGTCGGCATCAACGTCGCCTTCTACTACTCGTCGGCGCTGTGGCAGTCCGTGGGCATCGACCCGAGCAGCTCGTTCTTCTACAGCTTCACCACCTCCATCATCAACATCATCGGCACCGTGATCGCGATGATCTTCGTCGACCGGATCGGCCGCCGCCCGCTGGCGCTGATCGGTTCGGCCGGTATGGCCGTCGCGCTCGGCCTGGAGGCGTGGGCGTTCTCCGCCAAGACCGCGGCCGGCACCCTGCCGACCACCGAGGGCACCATCGCCCTGATCGCCGCGCATGTCTTCGTGCTCTTCTTCGCGCTCTCCTGGGGCGTCGTGGTCTGGGTGTTCCTCGGCGAGATGTTCCCGAACAAGATCCGCGCCGCCGCGCTGGGCGTCGCCGCCTCCGCGCAGTGGATCGCCAACTGGGCCATCACCGCCAGCTTCCCGAGCCTGTCCGACTGGAACCTCTCGGGCACGTATGTGATCTACATGATCTTCGCTTTGCTCTCCATTCCCTTCGTGCTCCGGTACGTCAAGGAGACCAAGGGCAAGGCGTTGGAGGAGATGGGCTAA
- a CDS encoding purine-cytosine permease family protein: MGTSTTSASTPETEGAVETRGIEPVPDSERHGRVRELFPTWVAANISVLLLTMGASLAVNNGLNFWQVLLVAGIAALVAFGMVGVLSVSGKWGGAPGALLSRAAFGVRGNYFPGAILWVARFGWETINAVTGAYAVLTVLNLLFGIKSNNVLIVVTLLAFVAVTYLVSGLGRKALNVCNKYSTYLFGLFSIMVLIYLIATMNWHEIFAKKAGTTAMVVAGIGTIAAGGISWVPTGPDFARYLPHSASGKKIASATVSGAALVMVPMVLMGGVMAVSNPKLAGQNTDPMSFLGGMLPTWLAIPYLVTALVGMVLINSLSMYSAGFTAQTMGVKLPRALAVSINAVISLVGGLFMMLVAKDFIGQFIAFLTLLAVSFSAWIGVYGIDMARRRKLAVRYDAEGLMDTTRTSRYWYAGGFCWQAMTAWGVALIAGLCFTKVQWFTGPLADTWIGQNGLGWAATIVIAAAVFAVLPAARENVPALAAERAADEAPVPAEVG; the protein is encoded by the coding sequence ATGGGCACCAGCACCACGTCCGCCTCCACCCCCGAAACCGAAGGCGCCGTCGAGACACGGGGCATCGAGCCCGTCCCCGACAGCGAGCGCCACGGCCGCGTCCGCGAACTGTTCCCCACCTGGGTCGCCGCCAACATCAGCGTGTTGTTGCTCACCATGGGTGCCTCCCTGGCGGTCAACAACGGGCTGAACTTCTGGCAGGTCCTGCTCGTCGCCGGAATCGCCGCCCTCGTCGCCTTCGGCATGGTCGGCGTGCTGTCGGTCTCCGGTAAGTGGGGCGGGGCTCCCGGGGCGCTGCTCTCCCGGGCCGCCTTCGGCGTGCGCGGCAACTACTTCCCCGGCGCGATCCTGTGGGTGGCCCGCTTCGGCTGGGAGACGATCAACGCCGTCACCGGTGCCTACGCGGTCCTGACGGTGCTGAACCTGCTCTTCGGCATCAAGAGCAACAACGTCCTCATCGTCGTCACCCTGCTCGCCTTCGTGGCCGTCACCTACCTGGTCAGCGGCCTGGGCCGCAAGGCGCTGAACGTCTGCAACAAGTACTCGACGTACCTGTTCGGCCTGTTCAGCATCATGGTGCTGATCTATCTGATCGCCACGATGAACTGGCACGAGATCTTCGCCAAGAAGGCCGGCACCACCGCCATGGTGGTCGCGGGCATCGGCACCATCGCCGCCGGCGGCATCAGCTGGGTCCCCACCGGCCCCGACTTCGCCCGCTACCTCCCGCACTCCGCCTCCGGCAAGAAGATCGCCTCCGCGACCGTCTCCGGCGCCGCCCTGGTGATGGTGCCGATGGTCCTGATGGGCGGCGTGATGGCCGTCTCCAACCCCAAGCTGGCCGGCCAGAACACCGACCCGATGTCCTTCCTCGGCGGCATGCTGCCCACCTGGCTGGCGATCCCCTACCTGGTCACCGCGCTGGTCGGCATGGTCCTGATCAACAGCCTGTCGATGTACTCCGCCGGCTTCACCGCCCAGACCATGGGCGTCAAGCTGCCGCGTGCCCTGGCGGTCAGCATCAACGCCGTCATCAGCCTGGTGGGCGGCCTGTTCATGATGCTGGTGGCCAAGGACTTCATCGGGCAGTTCATCGCCTTCCTGACGCTGCTCGCGGTCTCCTTCTCGGCGTGGATCGGCGTGTACGGCATCGACATGGCCCGGCGCCGCAAGCTGGCCGTGCGCTACGACGCCGAGGGCCTGATGGACACCACCCGCACCAGCCGCTACTGGTACGCCGGCGGCTTCTGCTGGCAGGCCATGACCGCCTGGGGCGTCGCGCTGATCGCGGGCCTGTGCTTCACCAAGGTCCAGTGGTTCACCGGCCCGCTGGCCGACACCTGGATCGGGCAGAACGGCCTGGGCTGGGCGGCCACGATCGTGATCGCCGCGGCGGTCTTCGCCGTCCTGCCCGCCGCCCGGGAGAACGTCCCGGCGCTCGCGGCCGAGCGCGCGGCCGACGAGGCACCGGTGCCGGCCGAGGTCGGCTGA
- a CDS encoding LLM class flavin-dependent oxidoreductase, translating into MPSTVVRFNLADPSPPGPRAHAARYRAAVEMAAFADDRGLTVIQTEEHHATTDGWMPSPLPFAGAVFGATRRIGVTVSALITPLHDPLRLAEDLATLDLLSGGRLTTVAGLGYREAEYAAHGKDFTTRGALQDEVLRTLLAAWTGEPFTYRGRTVRVTPRPFTQPHPLLLVGGSSRAAARRAARLGLPFFPSARLPELAAYYDARRAEYGTQGWVLQPPEHTSLLHIAEDPDRTWAGYGSHLLHEARTYASWQSAGTRSAVRSAATDTAALRAEGVYRIVTPEECVRMAHEAGAQGSLILHPLCGGMPIDEGWRSLHLFAERVLPRLEAGATVGTTA; encoded by the coding sequence ATGCCCAGCACCGTCGTGCGCTTCAACCTCGCCGACCCGTCACCGCCCGGCCCCCGAGCGCACGCCGCCCGCTACCGCGCCGCCGTCGAGATGGCCGCCTTCGCCGACGACCGCGGCCTGACCGTGATCCAGACCGAGGAGCACCACGCCACCACCGACGGCTGGATGCCCTCCCCGCTCCCCTTCGCCGGCGCCGTCTTCGGCGCCACCCGCCGGATCGGCGTCACCGTCTCCGCCCTGATCACCCCGCTGCACGACCCGCTGCGGCTGGCCGAGGACCTCGCCACCCTGGACCTGCTCAGCGGCGGCCGGCTGACGACCGTCGCCGGGCTGGGCTACCGGGAAGCGGAATACGCGGCCCACGGCAAGGACTTCACCACCCGCGGCGCCCTCCAGGACGAGGTGCTCCGAACACTGCTGGCCGCCTGGACCGGTGAGCCGTTCACCTACCGGGGACGCACCGTCCGGGTCACCCCGCGCCCGTTCACCCAGCCGCATCCCCTGCTGCTGGTCGGCGGCAGCTCCCGCGCCGCGGCCCGGCGCGCCGCCCGCCTGGGACTGCCGTTCTTCCCCAGCGCCCGCCTCCCGGAACTCGCCGCCTACTACGACGCCCGGCGGGCCGAGTACGGCACCCAGGGCTGGGTCCTTCAGCCGCCCGAACACACCAGTCTTCTCCACATCGCCGAGGACCCGGACCGCACCTGGGCCGGGTACGGGTCGCATCTGCTGCACGAGGCGCGGACCTACGCCTCCTGGCAGTCCGCCGGCACCCGCTCCGCGGTGCGCTCCGCCGCGACGGACACCGCGGCGCTGCGGGCGGAGGGCGTCTACCGGATCGTCACGCCGGAGGAATGCGTACGGATGGCGCACGAGGCAGGAGCGCAGGGCTCGTTGATCCTGCATCCGCTGTGCGGCGGGATGCCCATCGACGAGGGCTGGCGTTCGCTGCATCTGTTCGCGGAGCGGGTGCTGCCGCGGCTGGAAGCGGGTGCGACGGTCGGCACCACCGCTTGA
- a CDS encoding ammonium transporter, translating to MPPGILTLAADKVTLSPANTGFMLISSALVMVMTPALAFFYGGMVRVKSVLNMLMMSFISLGIVTILWVLYGFGLAFGTDKGSLIGWDGHFAGLSGIGLTQLWGTTNIPIYVFAVFQLMFAVITPALISGALADRVKFTAWALFIALWVTVVYFPVAHWVWGDGGWLFKLGVIDFAGGTAVHINAGAAALGAILVVGKRIGFKKDPMRPHSLPLVMLGAGLLWFGWFGFNAGSWLNNDDGVAAVAFVNTQVATAAAMLGWLAYEKLRHGSFTTLGAASGAVAGLVAITPACGCVSPLGAIAVGVIAGVLCAMAVGLKYKFGYDDSLDVIGVHLVGGVTGSLLIGLFATGGVQSTAKGVFYGGGWDQMGKQAVGVVSVLLYSLVVSFILAKAIDLVMGFRIGADEEIAGIDQAAHAETAYDFTGAGGGAMARKGPALGETLTKKVDA from the coding sequence ATGCCCCCAGGCATCCTGACGCTTGCCGCAGACAAGGTGACCCTGAGCCCGGCCAACACCGGGTTCATGCTGATCAGCTCCGCACTGGTGATGGTCATGACGCCGGCTCTGGCCTTCTTCTACGGAGGGATGGTCCGGGTCAAAAGCGTGCTCAACATGCTGATGATGAGCTTCATCAGCCTGGGCATCGTGACCATCCTGTGGGTCCTGTACGGCTTCGGGCTCGCCTTCGGTACCGACAAGGGCAGCCTCATCGGCTGGGACGGCCACTTCGCCGGACTCAGCGGGATCGGGCTGACCCAGCTGTGGGGCACCACCAACATCCCCATCTACGTCTTCGCGGTCTTCCAGCTGATGTTCGCGGTCATCACCCCCGCGCTGATCAGCGGCGCGCTCGCGGACCGGGTGAAGTTCACCGCCTGGGCGCTGTTCATCGCCCTGTGGGTGACCGTCGTCTACTTCCCCGTCGCCCACTGGGTGTGGGGCGACGGCGGCTGGCTGTTCAAGCTGGGGGTCATCGACTTCGCGGGCGGCACCGCCGTCCACATCAACGCCGGTGCGGCCGCGCTCGGCGCGATCCTGGTGGTCGGCAAGCGCATCGGCTTCAAGAAGGACCCGATGCGGCCGCACAGCCTGCCCCTGGTGATGCTCGGCGCCGGACTGCTGTGGTTCGGCTGGTTCGGCTTCAACGCCGGCTCCTGGCTCAACAACGATGACGGAGTGGCCGCGGTCGCCTTCGTCAACACCCAGGTCGCCACCGCCGCCGCGATGCTCGGCTGGCTCGCCTACGAGAAGCTGCGGCACGGCTCGTTCACCACGCTGGGCGCGGCCTCCGGCGCGGTCGCCGGACTCGTCGCCATCACCCCGGCCTGCGGCTGCGTCAGCCCGCTCGGCGCCATCGCGGTCGGCGTGATCGCCGGCGTCCTGTGCGCCATGGCCGTCGGCCTGAAGTACAAGTTCGGCTACGACGACTCCCTGGACGTCATCGGCGTCCACCTGGTCGGCGGTGTCACCGGCTCGCTGCTGATCGGACTGTTCGCCACCGGCGGCGTCCAGAGCACGGCCAAGGGCGTGTTCTACGGCGGCGGCTGGGACCAGATGGGCAAGCAGGCCGTCGGAGTGGTCAGCGTGCTGCTGTACTCGCTCGTCGTCTCCTTCATCCTTGCCAAGGCCATCGACCTGGTGATGGGCTTCCGGATCGGTGCGGACGAGGAGATCGCCGGCATCGACCAGGCCGCACACGCCGAGACGGCATACGACTTCACCGGCGCCGGCGGCGGCGCGATGGCCCGCAAGGGCCCGGCACTCGGCGAGACCCTGACGAAGAAGGTGGACGCGTGA